In the Cydia fagiglandana chromosome 5, ilCydFagi1.1, whole genome shotgun sequence genome, one interval contains:
- the LOC134664499 gene encoding uncharacterized protein LOC134664499, producing MVLLTSLWRAITRTKALEDSSGEMETTFFETVYRITYIAGLSNSDHGFFYKLYSNTVKLMIATFMVGEVWYMITFASSLDIVIEQLNVVLIQVMALFRYRYMRMHEHVYKNLATSMQLSNLDTSTHARKALVDYWMEKSETYLKLLLGLGSLTLAAWYVYPLVDDIEYNLTVGLQLGVDFKRPSRYPIVYTIHIVAFHYTAFFIIVNDVIMQAHLIHLICQYTVLADCFENILDDCKKDFKGLSREQLVRDSRFREVHISRLGLLVEQHKRILMHTMELRKTISPPMLGQMAASGLQICFAGYQVATTLTVSFIKFFMSLLFLGYNLFELFVVCRWCDEIKIQSENISNALYCSGWECGVATMAGVRARLMLVATRASKPIVLTAGGITDLSLNSYSNLVKTSYSALTLLLRLRHE from the exons ATGGTTCTCCTAACGTCTCTCTGGCGGGCAATAACCCGTACTAAAGCCTTAGAGGACTCCAGTGGCGAAATggaaacaacattttttgagaCCGTCTATCGCATCACTTATATagcag GGTTGTCGAACTCGGACCATGGCTTCTTCTACAAGCTCTACAGCAACACCGTGAAGCTAATGATAGCAACGTTCATGGTGGGCGAGGTGTGGTACATGATCACTTTTGCCTCCTCGCTGGACATCGTCATCGAGCAGCTGAATGTCGTCCTCATTCAAGTGATGGCTCTGTTTCGGTATAGGTACATG CGCATGCACGAGCACGTCTACAAGAACTTGGCAACGTCCATGCAGCTCTCAAACCTAGACACGTCGACACACGCGAGGAAGGCACTGGTGGACTACTGGATGGAGAAAAGCGAGACATACTTGAAGCTTCTGCTGGGATTGGGCAGCTTAACACTAGCCGCATG GTATGTTTACCCTTTGGTGGACGACATAGAATACAATCTAACCGTGGGCCTGCAGCTAGGCGTGGACTTCAAAAGGCCCTCGCGGTATCCCATCGTGTACACCATTCACATCGTCGCCTTCCACTATACCGCCTTCTTCATAATAGTCAACGACGTCATCATGCAGGCGCACCTCATACACCTCATCTGCCAGTATACGGTTTTGGCTGACTGCTTCGAGAATATTCTAGATGATTGCAAGAAGGACTTTAAAG GTTTAAGCAGAGAGCAACTTGTGCGTGATAGCCGCTTCAGGGAAGTTCATATTTCCCGGCTGGGCCTCCTGGTTGAACAACACAAAAGGATTTTGAT GCACACTATGGAGCTCCGTAAGACCATAAGCCCGCCGATGTTGGGACAAATGGCGGCAAGCGGCTTGCAAATTTGTTTCGCCGGTTATCAAGTCGCGACG ACGTTGACCGTGAGTTTCATCAAGTTCTTCATGAGTCTGCTGTTCCTCGGCTACAACTTGTTCGAGCTGTTCGTAGTCTGTCGATGGTGCGATGAGATTAAAATTCAG AGCGAGAACATCAGCAACGCGCTGTACTGCTCAGGCTGGGAGTGCGGGGTGGCCACCATGGCAGGAGTGCGCGCGCGCCTCATGCTGGTCGCCACGCGGGCCTCTAAGCCGATCGTGCTCACTGCGGGCGGCATCACAGACCTATCGCTCAACTCCTACTCTAAC tTGGTGAAGACTTCATACAGTGCTCTTACACTTTTGCTTCGCCTGCGTCACGAGTAA
- the LOC134664500 gene encoding uncharacterized protein LOC134664500, translating into MLKADSGLKLLKVGGTAEVNTSRHISSDKMNVVGYLITLANLQSFQDSGGPLKDLSIRVSKVQTLANELRNYHPEFTIEGFRQTGYYQVGNIGKYMSQNLRNYLFHGNVNPKEDGVILTLNYSNRTQATQGSITDKKDGTLSYYVHKTEDLSKDERQNLYRYLDTIKGYNRNKRAVFDMVN; encoded by the exons atgctGAAAGCGGACTCGGGCCTCAAACTCCTCAAAGTCGGAGGGACAGCTGAAGTGAACACATCGCGCCATATTAGTTCAGACAAGATGAATGTCGTAGGATACCTGATTACGCTTGCTAATCTCCAG AGTTTCCAAGACTCTGGTGGGCCATTAAAGGACTTATCCATAAGAGTGAGTAAAGTGCAGACACTTGCAAACGAGTTGAGGAATTACCACCCCGAGTTCACCATTGAGGGCTTCAGACAGACCGGCTACTACCAGGTTGGCAACATCGGCAAGTACATGTCTCAGAACTTGCGCAACTATCTCTTTCACGGCAACGTGAATCCTAAAGAAGATGGCGTCATTCTGACTCTTAACTATTCCAACCGAACTCAAGCAACACAAGGCTCCATCACTGACAAAAAAGACGGGACCCTGTCTTATTACGTACATAAAACTGAGGATCTTAGTAAGGACGAAAGACAGAATCTCTACAGGTACTTGGACACTATCAAAGGATACAACCGCAACAAAAGAGCTGTATTTGACATGGTGAATTAA